Proteins from one Waddliaceae bacterium genomic window:
- a CDS encoding N-6 DNA methylase: MFCKKNKEKARESIKSLIKAFKKNEKDYCKLGTLYNETQARTEFITPFLESLGWDVHNKSGKPLDLREVIEEATVEVGENKLSKKPDYELKIARQRKFFVESKKPSINILSDKSSSFQVRRYGFSASMPISVLTNFRYLAIYDCSHAPLENDEVHVSRLALYSYEEFETKFDEIYEQLSWESIYTRKFDEIFKVGLTRQGSKQFDDYFLSQVRDWRLLLAQDIHFYNNELDSEKLTYIVQRFLSRIIFLRICEDRNIEKYETLKNIDFSSTFDSLMKLLAKADEFYDSGLFDIMIDKQMHVQVGDKVLKKIIKELYYPKSPYTFSVVEPSVLGEIYELFLSENICIEHDIVSMVEKPEVRESGGVVSTPQYIVREILEKTLAPAIRDRNPDDLKEFTVADICCGSGIFLISIFEFLLNYHLDWYVKNTHKENNSRIYDTGQGIWQLQFSEKKRILLQSIRGVDVDPNAVEIAKFSLLLKLIENESSENLQAYRKLTGYKALPSLDMIIRCGNSLIDHSQIPEENSHLEEITTPFTWDNEFPNEMSRGGFDVIVGNPPYIRIQKMLRYSPEEVALYKMKNSPYQTAKKENFDKYSLFIERSLELILKNGIVGMIVPHKFMITSAGSALRTIITKKKMLKELIHFGAQQVFGKDSANYTCILVLQKESSEEFVFEKVANIYNWQYGGKENIQLLKADSISADPWTFISQDIENIFNAVREKSPLTLCEVADIFVGAQTSKDPIYIFSAFREEEDHIILKWDSREWLIEKEILRPCLKDITLIAYSKPKPNKYMIFPYKIDNGQAQLIQPSEMREKFPLALEYLTARRSELEDRNITGGSAIEKQWYQFGRSQSLTKFSGSKIILPVLSVEPRYSFDDKNTVVTGGGNGPYYLIRPRSGADIDLFFLMAVLCHPLSEAMIRCKTSVFRGGYYSHGKQFIEHLPIPNISRALKNKIATLVIKLIECNELLNQTIIPHKTVLLERKCNNLRSSIEDKVSLLLGLSKEELLIIKEMPIPT, translated from the coding sequence ATGTTCTGTAAAAAAAATAAAGAAAAAGCGCGAGAATCCATAAAAAGTCTTATTAAAGCTTTTAAAAAAAATGAAAAAGATTACTGTAAGCTTGGAACTCTATATAACGAAACACAAGCTCGAACAGAGTTTATCACCCCTTTTCTAGAATCTTTAGGTTGGGATGTTCATAACAAAAGCGGTAAGCCACTTGACCTAAGAGAAGTTATTGAAGAGGCCACTGTTGAGGTCGGCGAAAATAAACTGTCAAAAAAACCAGACTATGAATTGAAAATAGCGAGGCAAAGAAAGTTCTTTGTTGAGTCCAAAAAACCTAGCATAAATATTCTTTCAGACAAATCTAGCTCTTTTCAGGTTAGGCGTTATGGTTTTTCAGCAAGTATGCCCATATCAGTACTTACAAATTTTCGCTACCTGGCTATATATGACTGCTCACATGCCCCGCTTGAAAATGATGAAGTTCACGTAAGTAGGCTGGCACTATACTCATATGAAGAATTTGAAACTAAATTTGACGAAATATATGAGCAATTGTCTTGGGAATCTATTTATACAAGGAAATTTGATGAAATTTTTAAAGTCGGCCTAACTCGGCAGGGGTCAAAACAATTTGATGATTATTTCCTCTCGCAAGTTCGTGACTGGCGGTTGTTGCTAGCACAAGATATACATTTTTACAATAATGAACTTGATTCTGAAAAACTGACTTATATTGTCCAGCGATTCTTATCAAGAATAATATTCTTGCGTATATGCGAAGACAGGAACATTGAGAAATACGAAACTCTTAAAAATATTGACTTTTCATCAACCTTTGATTCACTGATGAAGTTACTGGCTAAAGCTGATGAATTTTACGATTCAGGTCTTTTTGACATTATGATTGATAAACAAATGCACGTACAAGTTGGTGATAAGGTTTTAAAAAAGATTATTAAAGAGCTTTATTACCCTAAAAGCCCCTACACATTTTCGGTTGTGGAGCCGAGTGTATTGGGAGAGATTTATGAGCTATTTTTAAGCGAGAATATATGTATTGAGCATGATATCGTTTCTATGGTTGAAAAGCCTGAAGTCCGAGAAAGCGGCGGTGTTGTATCTACCCCACAATATATTGTTAGAGAGATTTTGGAAAAGACTTTGGCTCCAGCAATAAGAGATAGAAACCCTGATGATCTTAAAGAGTTCACTGTTGCTGATATTTGTTGTGGTTCTGGAATATTTTTAATTAGCATCTTTGAATTTCTACTAAATTATCATTTAGACTGGTACGTTAAAAATACACATAAAGAAAATAACTCTCGAATTTATGATACTGGACAAGGTATATGGCAGCTTCAATTTAGTGAAAAAAAACGAATTTTACTACAGAGTATTAGAGGCGTAGATGTCGACCCTAATGCGGTTGAAATTGCTAAGTTTAGTTTGCTTTTAAAACTAATTGAAAACGAATCTTCAGAAAATCTTCAAGCATATCGCAAATTAACAGGATATAAAGCTCTCCCCTCACTTGACATGATTATCCGTTGCGGAAATAGCCTCATAGATCATTCTCAAATACCTGAAGAAAATTCACACCTTGAAGAAATAACCACTCCATTTACCTGGGATAACGAATTCCCAAACGAAATGTCTCGGGGCGGATTTGATGTAATAGTTGGGAACCCTCCATATATCAGAATACAGAAAATGTTGCGCTATTCACCCGAAGAGGTTGCATTATATAAGATGAAAAATAGTCCGTATCAAACGGCGAAAAAAGAAAATTTCGACAAATATTCTTTATTCATTGAGCGATCGTTAGAGCTGATACTAAAGAATGGCATAGTTGGCATGATTGTGCCACACAAATTTATGATAACCTCAGCGGGTAGTGCGTTAAGAACTATTATAACGAAAAAGAAAATGCTGAAAGAGCTAATTCATTTTGGGGCACAACAAGTTTTTGGCAAAGACTCCGCTAATTATACTTGCATTCTGGTTCTTCAAAAGGAGAGTTCAGAAGAGTTCGTTTTTGAAAAAGTAGCCAATATTTACAATTGGCAATACGGGGGAAAAGAAAACATTCAATTGTTAAAAGCAGACAGCATATCTGCTGACCCTTGGACATTCATCTCTCAGGATATTGAAAATATTTTCAACGCTGTTCGAGAAAAAAGCCCTTTAACACTCTGCGAAGTTGCAGACATTTTCGTTGGTGCACAAACAAGTAAAGACCCAATTTATATTTTTTCAGCTTTTCGAGAAGAAGAAGATCATATCATCCTTAAATGGGATAGTCGCGAATGGTTGATAGAAAAGGAAATATTGAGGCCTTGTTTAAAAGACATTACACTTATTGCTTATTCAAAACCCAAGCCAAATAAATACATGATCTTTCCCTACAAAATAGACAATGGGCAAGCGCAATTAATCCAACCTTCTGAAATGAGAGAAAAATTCCCTCTAGCCTTAGAATATTTAACAGCGCGTCGTAGTGAGTTAGAGGATCGAAATATAACTGGCGGTTCTGCTATTGAAAAACAGTGGTACCAATTTGGTCGCTCACAAAGCCTTACAAAATTTTCTGGATCAAAGATAATTCTACCTGTACTTTCCGTAGAACCGAGATACTCTTTTGATGATAAAAATACTGTTGTTACGGGTGGTGGAAATGGTCCTTATTATTTGATTCGACCTAGGTCGGGTGCAGATATTGATTTGTTCTTTTTAATGGCGGTTTTATGCCACCCTCTTAGTGAAGCGATGATTCGTTGTAAAACTAGTGTTTTCAGAGGCGGTTATTATTCTCATGGTAAGCAATTCATAGAACATTTGCCTATTCCTAATATTAGTCGGGCCCTAAAGAATAAAATTGCAACATTAGTCATAAAATTAATTGAATGTAATGAACTCCTCAATCAAACTATTATCCCTCATAAAACAGTTTTACTAGAGCGGAAATGCAACAACCTTCGTTCTAGTATAGAAGACAAAGTTTCTCTATTATTAGGTTTGTCAAAAGAAGAACTTTTGATTATTAAAGAGATGCCTATTCCAACATGA
- a CDS encoding SAM-dependent DNA methyltransferase: protein MKTDFSTNKKDPSKQKTRGGYYTPLQLTKFLTDWAIRTGQESILEPSCGDGNFLSSIVNRLQELSDKNKKITAQIDAVEIEKGEISKAKKRITSTDKQHHKINWFSGDFFDYFSQTLNKKKFDVVLGNPPFIRFQYFDPTSRDKAFKFLREFGYKPTKLANAWSAFLQLSIELLNENGRLAMVVPAELLQVKYAHELRQRLSRMFEHIVLVCFKRLVFPEIQQEVVLLLAEGKRNSLQKESDIHTVEFDDGSFLKKESLEGAIAHIPAKHSRPDMKWTSLFLKKSSYEAIECIPSIPKLEKLSKYADVDVGVVTGRNKFFILTKEQVDQYSAHDYCVPVVGKTSALKSLAFQTKDIQAYSEQYPAYLLNLKGISRNDLPPSLLEYIVQGEEQDVHKGYKCRIRSVWYQVPSIHIPDAFLYRQIYRFPLLTTNQANATSTDTIHRVRMKNGTNPKWLSMCMFNSLTLTWAEICGRSYGGGVLELEPSEAEELPVFYSEDLPIDFEKLNKLILSGDYTKALNYTDRIILKDALQLKDSQIKAIRNAGEELRTRRIGRK from the coding sequence ATGAAAACCGACTTTTCGACCAATAAGAAAGATCCAAGCAAACAAAAAACCAGAGGTGGCTATTACACACCTCTGCAACTAACAAAATTCCTTACTGACTGGGCTATCAGAACGGGGCAAGAATCTATTTTGGAACCAAGCTGTGGTGACGGAAACTTCCTCTCTTCAATTGTCAATCGACTCCAAGAACTGTCAGATAAAAACAAAAAGATTACAGCTCAGATTGATGCTGTTGAAATAGAGAAAGGTGAAATATCAAAAGCAAAAAAAAGAATAACCTCAACTGATAAACAACATCACAAAATCAACTGGTTTTCAGGAGACTTTTTTGATTATTTTTCGCAAACGCTAAACAAAAAAAAATTTGACGTCGTTTTAGGAAACCCGCCATTCATTCGATTTCAATATTTTGATCCTACGAGCAGAGATAAGGCCTTCAAATTTCTTAGAGAGTTTGGTTATAAGCCAACAAAGCTAGCAAATGCGTGGTCTGCTTTTCTTCAATTAAGCATCGAACTACTGAATGAAAATGGTCGTTTAGCAATGGTAGTCCCGGCAGAGTTACTTCAAGTAAAATATGCCCACGAACTAAGACAGCGTTTGTCACGTATGTTTGAGCATATTGTTCTTGTTTGTTTCAAACGTTTAGTTTTTCCAGAAATACAACAAGAAGTAGTCTTGCTACTTGCCGAAGGAAAAAGAAATTCTCTGCAAAAAGAATCCGATATTCATACTGTCGAGTTCGACGATGGATCTTTTTTGAAAAAAGAAAGCTTAGAAGGGGCTATCGCACATATACCAGCGAAACATTCACGCCCTGATATGAAGTGGACCTCTCTTTTTTTGAAAAAATCTTCTTATGAAGCTATTGAATGCATCCCATCAATTCCTAAATTAGAAAAACTGAGTAAATACGCTGATGTTGATGTTGGTGTAGTAACGGGTAGAAATAAATTTTTCATATTAACCAAGGAGCAGGTTGATCAATATTCTGCTCATGATTACTGTGTGCCTGTAGTTGGGAAAACTTCGGCACTTAAGTCTCTTGCGTTTCAAACTAAAGATATTCAAGCGTACAGCGAACAATACCCAGCTTATCTGCTAAATTTAAAAGGCATTTCTAGAAACGACTTACCCCCCTCATTGCTTGAATATATCGTACAAGGTGAAGAACAGGATGTTCACAAAGGTTACAAATGCCGAATTCGTTCTGTTTGGTACCAAGTGCCATCTATTCATATACCGGATGCATTTTTGTATCGACAAATATATAGGTTTCCTCTACTCACAACGAATCAGGCTAATGCAACTTCAACAGATACAATACACAGAGTAAGAATGAAAAATGGCACTAACCCAAAATGGCTTTCTATGTGCATGTTTAATTCTTTAACTCTTACTTGGGCTGAGATTTGTGGTAGAAGTTATGGCGGTGGAGTACTTGAACTGGAGCCAAGCGAGGCAGAGGAGCTACCAGTTTTTTATAGTGAAGACCTGCCAATTGATTTTGAAAAATTGAATAAATTAATATTGTCTGGGGATTACACAAAAGCGCTGAATTATACAGACAGAATAATATTAAAAGATGCCTTACAGCTTAAAGACTCACAGATAAAAGCAATTCGAAATGCAGGAGAAGAACTGCGAACAAGGCGAATTGGTAGAAAATAA